The following are encoded together in the Leptospira congkakensis genome:
- a CDS encoding M23 family metallopeptidase: MKRNRSYYIILVLILFVVTYSAYAAYQKQKNGPVFLDNHVFQRYNEQWGLWVDLNTEKKSLLEKASEFGILAQEVMEINQLTEADLKRLKRPIFFPYSSEYMRGLQEKELFRETVESPIDQFIWPVLPNNKSRISSRIGRRWNTWHTGLDIAIPKYSIVLAAADGVVEESGRSGDYGLAVKIYHHDMNHFHTVYGHNQELLVRPGDVVRKGQIIALSGNTGKSTGPHVHFEVRFHNVYLNPENFLTPYEEGVATSVVGFAD; encoded by the coding sequence ATGAAGCGAAACCGAAGTTACTATATCATTCTAGTCCTGATCCTGTTTGTAGTGACCTACTCCGCATATGCGGCCTACCAGAAGCAAAAAAATGGTCCTGTTTTTTTGGACAACCATGTATTCCAACGTTATAACGAGCAGTGGGGTCTTTGGGTAGACCTAAACACCGAGAAAAAAAGCCTTCTCGAGAAAGCATCCGAGTTTGGGATCCTTGCCCAAGAGGTGATGGAGATCAACCAGCTGACAGAAGCAGATCTCAAACGTTTGAAACGCCCCATTTTCTTTCCTTATTCTTCCGAATACATGCGGGGGCTCCAAGAAAAAGAGCTCTTTCGCGAAACAGTCGAATCTCCCATCGACCAATTCATTTGGCCTGTTCTACCCAATAATAAATCTCGTATTTCTTCTCGAATTGGAAGGCGTTGGAACACCTGGCATACGGGTCTCGACATCGCCATTCCTAAATATTCCATCGTTCTTGCCGCTGCTGATGGAGTGGTCGAAGAATCAGGCCGCAGTGGTGACTATGGTTTGGCTGTCAAAATTTACCACCATGACATGAACCATTTCCATACCGTTTACGGACACAACCAAGAATTACTCGTAAGACCAGGGGATGTAGTTCGTAAGGGACAAATCATTGCTCTCTCAGGAAATACTGGAAAGTCTACTGGCCCCCATGTCCATTTTGAAGTCCGATTTCATAATGTGTATCTCAATCCAGAAAACTTTCTTACCCCTTATGAAGAAGGAGTTGCCACAAGCGTCGTTGGATTTGCAGACTAA
- the rsmI gene encoding 16S rRNA (cytidine(1402)-2'-O)-methyltransferase codes for MNRLYLVSNSIGNDEDIPPRTKTLLEEAEWIIGEEQRTTSTFLKKLGITKPFDLLNEHTSREEMDEIGMKLATTKRTCLISDSGSPGLEDPGKWLVPLAWEMGVEVRSAPGPTALIAALTSSGFATSPFLFLGFLPREEKERERTLKQYIGLGITIAFYETPYRAKHCLETLAKILPGDRQIFLALGISMANETSFRGSAKEIHKKFPPGLKLPPVFVIEEKKERFKR; via the coding sequence ATGAACCGACTCTATTTAGTATCCAATTCCATTGGAAATGATGAAGACATTCCTCCTCGCACCAAAACCTTGTTAGAGGAAGCCGAGTGGATCATTGGGGAAGAACAAAGAACTACCTCCACTTTTTTAAAAAAGTTAGGAATCACAAAACCCTTTGATCTATTAAATGAACATACATCCAGAGAAGAAATGGATGAAATTGGAATGAAACTGGCGACCACCAAAAGAACCTGTCTGATTTCTGATTCAGGAAGTCCTGGCTTGGAAGATCCAGGGAAATGGCTTGTCCCTCTGGCTTGGGAGATGGGAGTGGAAGTGCGTTCGGCTCCTGGACCCACTGCCCTCATTGCAGCCCTCACAAGTTCCGGATTTGCCACCTCCCCTTTTCTTTTTTTGGGTTTTTTGCCCCGCGAAGAAAAAGAAAGAGAACGAACTCTGAAACAATACATTGGTCTCGGGATTACCATCGCCTTTTATGAGACACCCTATCGTGCCAAACACTGCCTGGAAACCTTAGCCAAAATCCTACCAGGAGACCGCCAGATTTTTCTAGCTCTAGGAATTTCCATGGCAAACGAAACGAGCTTCCGAGGTTCCGCCAAAGAGATCCATAAAAAGTTTCCCCCTGGCCTAAAACTCCCTCCCGTCTTTGTGATTGAAGAGAAAAAAGAAAGGTTCAAACGATAG
- a CDS encoding HAD family hydrolase, producing the protein MTNLTKNSWTDEIFNRLTTIIPKAPGIACFDFDNTLIRNDFGEKIMDELLRDGLVYVKKDLSDFFRDKETWKDHSKLDSAEKERLVWEEYTYQLKEYGIERGYRWTSFIFEGMDQKEYYEVSRRAWDRVNVPDKESGVFPQVEMKDLISYLNYHRWTVYIVTASPEPGIAAIAHFFPVEESKVIGMRQELGENGKYTHRLIEPYTYGEGKVKAIEERIGVYPDLAFGDSFNDYPMLCQAKQMAVAINRDNPEFASACAAKGIYIQPYFTFPPVLT; encoded by the coding sequence GTGACTAACCTGACAAAGAACAGTTGGACGGATGAAATTTTCAACCGTCTGACAACCATCATACCCAAAGCGCCAGGCATCGCCTGTTTTGATTTCGATAACACCCTCATCCGCAACGACTTCGGCGAAAAAATCATGGACGAACTCCTCAGAGATGGACTCGTTTACGTAAAAAAAGACTTATCTGATTTTTTCCGTGATAAAGAAACTTGGAAAGACCATTCCAAACTAGACTCCGCCGAAAAAGAAAGATTGGTTTGGGAAGAATACACTTACCAATTAAAAGAATACGGAATCGAAAGAGGATACCGTTGGACTAGTTTTATCTTTGAGGGCATGGACCAAAAAGAATACTACGAAGTGTCTAGACGTGCATGGGATCGAGTGAACGTTCCTGATAAAGAATCTGGTGTCTTTCCTCAAGTGGAAATGAAAGACCTTATCTCTTATTTAAACTACCACCGGTGGACTGTTTATATTGTGACTGCTTCCCCTGAACCGGGGATTGCAGCCATTGCCCATTTTTTTCCTGTAGAAGAATCCAAGGTAATTGGGATGAGACAAGAGTTAGGTGAAAATGGGAAATACACCCACAGACTTATTGAACCTTATACTTATGGTGAAGGTAAAGTGAAAGCCATCGAAGAAAGAATTGGAGTGTATCCAGACCTTGCCTTCGGCGATTCCTTTAATGACTATCCAATGCTTTGTCAGGCCAAACAAATGGCTGTTGCTATCAATCGCGACAATCCAGAGTTCGCTTCTGCTTGTGCCGCCAAAGGAATTTATATCCAACCCTACTTTACCTTTCCTCCAGTACTGACATGA